A genomic window from Gemmatimonadota bacterium includes:
- a CDS encoding rod shape-determining protein encodes MGVRSWLNSGRLIPVNDIAVDLGTANTLVYVKGEGIVLNEPSVVAIERGTYRIKGIGLEAKRMLGRTPEGIVAVRPLKDGVIADVDITEIMLRHFLRAVTSNRLFRIKPRVIVGVPSGITELERRAVRSSAAAAGAKEVYMVAEPMAAAIGVGLPVDTPTGNMVIDIGGGTTEIAVIALNGIVSNTSIRVAGDEIDNAIVTFLRKNYNLLIGEPTAEAIKIQVGSAFNSGQEREMEVKGRDLVSGIPKVVRVHSQEIRECIQEPVQQIVDAVRRALEITPPELASDIVDRGMVMTGGGALIRGLDLLLAHETDLPIHVDDEPLTCVVRGAGRILDDFERFRMVLNT; translated from the coding sequence ATGGGGGTGCGTAGCTGGTTGAACTCGGGCCGGCTGATTCCGGTCAACGATATTGCTGTAGACCTGGGCACGGCGAACACGCTGGTCTACGTGAAGGGGGAGGGCATCGTCCTGAACGAGCCCTCAGTGGTCGCGATCGAGCGGGGCACCTACCGCATCAAGGGGATCGGGCTCGAGGCGAAGCGCATGCTGGGCCGCACGCCCGAGGGAATCGTGGCGGTGCGGCCGCTCAAGGACGGCGTGATTGCGGACGTCGACATCACCGAAATCATGCTGCGGCATTTCTTGCGGGCAGTGACATCCAACCGCCTGTTCCGCATAAAGCCGCGGGTGATTGTGGGCGTGCCCTCGGGAATCACCGAGCTGGAGCGACGGGCCGTGCGCTCGAGTGCGGCGGCAGCGGGCGCCAAGGAGGTGTACATGGTGGCCGAGCCCATGGCCGCCGCCATCGGCGTAGGGCTGCCGGTAGACACGCCGACCGGGAACATGGTGATCGACATTGGCGGTGGCACGACGGAGATCGCGGTGATCGCGTTGAACGGGATCGTGTCGAACACTTCGATCCGGGTGGCGGGCGACGAGATCGATAATGCGATCGTGACCTTCTTGCGCAAGAACTACAATCTGCTGATCGGCGAGCCGACGGCGGAAGCGATCAAGATCCAGGTCGGCTCGGCCTTCAACAGTGGGCAGGAGCGGGAGATGGAGGTGAAGGGGCGGGACCTGGTGAGCGGCATCCCGAAGGTGGTGCGGGTGCACTCGCAGGAGATTCGCGAGTGCATCCAGGAGCCGGTGCAGCAGATTGTGGACGCCGTGCGGCGGGCGCTCGAGATCACGCCGCCTGAGCTGGCCTCGGACATTGTGGATCGCGGAATGGTGATGACGGGTGGCGGTGCCCTGATCCGGGGCCTGGATCTCTTGCTGGCGCACGAGACGGACCTGCCGATCCACGTGGATGACGAGCCGCTGACGTGCGTGGTGCGGGGGGCGGGTCGGATCCTCGATGATTTCGAGCGCTTCCGGATGGTCCTGAACACCTGA
- the ald gene encoding alanine dehydrogenase — protein sequence MTIGVPKEIKPAEYRVALLPGGADALGHAGHRVLVQRGAGEGSGFEDAAYEAAGATLVDRPAEIWADAEMILKVKEPIEAEWPRMRPEQVLFTYFHFAASETLTRAIMTSGAVAIAYETVQLPTGELPLLTPMSEVAGRMAVQEGAKYLEKFFGGAGILLGGVPGVEPATVVVLGGGIVGSNAARMAAGLGAHVVILDVSLNRLRYLADVMPANVTLLYSNRYNLLAQLEEADLLIGAVLLPGAKAPNLVRREDLKRMKPGSVIVDVAVDQGGCVETIRPTTHEDPIYVVDGVIHYGVANMPGAVPRTSALALTNATFPYTLTLANKGWRKACQEDRALALGLNVVGGRVTYPGVAEAFGLEYTAVEDLL from the coding sequence ATGACCATTGGCGTGCCCAAGGAGATCAAGCCGGCCGAGTACCGGGTGGCGCTGCTCCCGGGCGGCGCCGACGCGCTGGGGCACGCGGGGCACCGGGTGCTGGTGCAGCGCGGCGCCGGGGAGGGGAGCGGCTTCGAGGACGCGGCATACGAGGCGGCGGGCGCCACGCTGGTCGACCGGCCGGCCGAGATCTGGGCGGATGCCGAGATGATCCTTAAGGTGAAGGAGCCGATCGAGGCGGAATGGCCGCGCATGCGGCCGGAACAGGTGCTCTTCACGTATTTCCACTTTGCGGCATCCGAGACGCTGACTCGAGCCATCATGACTTCCGGCGCCGTGGCTATTGCCTACGAGACGGTGCAGCTCCCCACGGGTGAGCTGCCGTTGCTTACGCCCATGAGCGAGGTAGCGGGGCGAATGGCCGTGCAGGAGGGCGCGAAGTACCTGGAGAAGTTCTTCGGCGGCGCGGGTATCCTGCTGGGCGGCGTACCGGGAGTCGAGCCGGCCACGGTGGTGGTGCTGGGGGGCGGCATCGTGGGGTCGAACGCGGCGCGCATGGCGGCGGGGCTCGGCGCGCACGTCGTCATCCTGGACGTGTCGCTGAACCGGCTGCGCTACCTGGCCGACGTCATGCCGGCCAACGTCACGCTGCTCTACTCGAACCGCTACAACCTTCTGGCGCAGCTCGAGGAGGCGGACCTGCTGATAGGCGCCGTGCTGCTGCCCGGTGCCAAAGCGCCGAACCTGGTGCGCCGGGAGGACCTGAAGCGGATGAAGCCCGGGTCCGTGATCGTGGACGTGGCGGTGGATCAGGGCGGCTGCGTCGAGACGATCCGGCCCACCACGCACGAGGACCCCATCTACGTCGTCGACGGCGTCATCCACTACGGCGTGGCGAACATGCCGGGCGCCGTGCCGCGCACCTCTGCCCTGGCGCTGACCAACGCCACGTTCCCCTATACCCTGACGCTGGCAAACAAGGGGTGGCGGAAGGCGTGTCAGGAGGATCGTGCGCTGGCGCTGGGGCTGAATGTGGTGGGCGGGCGGGTGACCTACCCGGGCGTCGCGGAGGCGTTCGGGCTCGAGTACACCGCTGTCGAGGACCTGCTCTAG
- a CDS encoding insulinase family protein, translated as MPSRARAGRTVERFAFAELENGLVVLTEAMPGVHSAALGVWVRFGSVHEQPGEMGVSHLLEHMVFKGTRRRTAREIALVLERLGGSLDAYTTREHTSYQARVLDEHLDTALEVLADLVLGPLLRPEDLELEREVVLEEISTVEDTPDDLVFELHASALWGDHPYGYSILGTPATVGAAQAEDLKRVHERGYGRPNLIVAAAGGVGHERVLERVAELFAPARNGAPRVAVPPAEMQPPREVRVERATAQTHLVFGTQTFGHSDPRRIGLVLASTAFGGGMSSRLFQRVREELGLAYSVYSFQSFYSAAGVSGVYVGTRHEWADRAAGVVREELSRIAREGLTAEELEDVKSQVKGQMVLSLESSGARLHRLAGFRLYDEPFLTVEELMARVDAVTREAVAELTAEYFDPARQLVLRLGPAT; from the coding sequence ATGCCCTCCCGAGCGCGCGCTGGGCGGACGGTCGAACGCTTCGCATTCGCCGAGCTAGAAAACGGGCTCGTCGTGCTGACCGAGGCGATGCCTGGGGTGCACTCGGCGGCGTTGGGCGTGTGGGTCCGCTTCGGCTCGGTGCACGAGCAGCCGGGTGAGATGGGCGTAAGCCATCTGCTCGAGCACATGGTGTTCAAGGGGACGCGGCGGCGGACGGCGCGGGAGATCGCCCTGGTGCTGGAACGCCTGGGCGGCTCGCTGGATGCCTACACCACCCGGGAGCACACCAGCTATCAGGCGCGGGTGCTGGACGAGCACCTGGACACGGCGCTGGAGGTGCTGGCCGACCTGGTGCTGGGGCCGCTGCTCCGGCCCGAGGACCTCGAGCTCGAGCGCGAGGTGGTGCTGGAGGAGATCTCGACGGTCGAGGACACGCCGGACGACCTGGTCTTCGAGCTGCACGCCTCCGCGCTCTGGGGTGATCACCCTTACGGCTACAGCATCCTGGGCACGCCGGCCACCGTGGGAGCCGCGCAGGCGGAGGATCTCAAGCGGGTGCACGAGCGGGGGTACGGCCGGCCCAACCTGATTGTCGCGGCGGCGGGTGGCGTTGGACACGAGCGGGTGCTGGAGCGGGTGGCGGAGCTGTTCGCGCCGGCGCGGAACGGCGCGCCCCGGGTGGCGGTTCCGCCGGCCGAGATGCAGCCGCCGCGGGAGGTACGCGTCGAGCGGGCCACGGCACAGACCCACCTGGTGTTCGGCACGCAGACGTTCGGCCACAGCGATCCGCGCCGCATTGGGCTGGTGCTGGCCTCGACGGCGTTCGGCGGCGGGATGAGCTCACGGCTCTTCCAGCGGGTGCGTGAGGAGCTGGGGCTGGCCTACAGCGTTTATTCCTTCCAGTCCTTTTACTCGGCAGCCGGCGTGAGCGGCGTCTATGTGGGTACGCGGCACGAATGGGCGGATCGCGCGGCCGGCGTCGTGCGGGAGGAGCTCAGCCGCATTGCCCGGGAAGGTCTCACCGCCGAGGAGCTCGAAGACGTGAAAAGCCAGGTGAAGGGGCAGATGGTGCTTTCCCTCGAGTCGAGCGGCGCGCGGCTGCACCGCCTGGCCGGCTTCAGGTTGTACGACGAGCCGTTCCTCACGGTGGAGGAGCTGATGGCGCGGGTGGACGCCGTGACGCGGGAGGCGGTGGCTGAACTGACGGCGGAGTACTTCGACCCGGCGCGCCAGCTCGTGCTGCGACTCGGCCCGGCCACGTAG
- the pnp gene encoding polyribonucleotide nucleotidyltransferase yields the protein MHRIERTFAGRPLILETGRMAKQAHGSCLVQYGETVVLCAATAQEESTTLPFFPLTVEYRERSYAAGKIPGGFIKREGRPSEPEILGARLTDRPLRPLFPDGFTNETQIFVYVLSADQENDADPWGIFGASAALNVSKIPFAAPVAAVRIGRIEEQFVLNPTFQQLEFSDVDIVVAGTEDAITMVEGGALELAEEDMVQGLLVAHRGIRELIGYQKELLAELSVPKMPWSPLELSADVRARVEMLARDRVAESLNLKEKVERNQALAALREDVKLQLAQEFPGQERPIAEVLAETERWVMRRQILEKAERADGRRPEEIRPITCEVGLLPRTHGSALFTRGQTQALAVATLGTTSDEQRIETVDVPQQTSKSFMLHYNFPPFSTGEVKPLRGTSRREYGHGALAERAIQPLLPAYDSFPYTIRVVSDVLESNGSSSMASVCGASLALMDAGVPVRAACAGVAMGLIKEGEEVAILTDILGLEDALGDMDFKVAGTRRGITSIQMDIKVEGLTVELMREALDRARLGRLHILDIMDQTISAPRSELSRYAPRIITLQINPDKIGEVIGPKGKTIRGIQEETGAEINVDDTGLVMIASVSAEGGERAREMIAAIVQEPEVGRVYEGVVKNTTTFGAFVEILPGVEGLVHISELQEGRTERTEDVLKKGDMTRVKLLSVDEKGRLRLSRKAAL from the coding sequence ATGCACAGAATCGAACGGACGTTTGCCGGTCGCCCCCTGATCCTGGAGACGGGGCGGATGGCGAAGCAGGCGCACGGCTCCTGCCTGGTGCAGTACGGGGAGACGGTGGTGCTGTGTGCGGCTACCGCGCAGGAGGAGTCGACCACGCTGCCCTTCTTCCCGCTGACGGTCGAGTATCGGGAGCGGAGCTACGCGGCGGGGAAGATTCCGGGCGGCTTCATCAAGCGGGAGGGTCGGCCGAGCGAGCCCGAGATCCTGGGGGCGCGGCTGACGGACCGGCCGCTGCGCCCGCTGTTTCCGGACGGCTTCACGAACGAGACGCAGATCTTCGTGTACGTGCTGTCGGCGGACCAGGAAAACGATGCGGACCCCTGGGGCATTTTCGGCGCTTCCGCGGCGCTGAACGTCTCGAAGATCCCGTTTGCCGCGCCGGTCGCGGCGGTGCGGATCGGGCGGATCGAGGAGCAGTTCGTGCTTAACCCCACGTTCCAGCAGCTCGAGTTCAGTGATGTGGACATTGTGGTGGCGGGCACGGAGGACGCGATCACGATGGTGGAAGGCGGCGCGCTTGAGCTGGCTGAGGAGGACATGGTGCAGGGGCTGCTGGTGGCGCACCGCGGGATCCGGGAGCTGATTGGCTACCAGAAGGAGCTGCTGGCGGAGCTGTCGGTGCCGAAGATGCCGTGGTCGCCGCTCGAGCTGTCGGCGGACGTGCGCGCGCGCGTGGAAATGCTGGCGCGGGACCGGGTCGCGGAATCGCTGAACCTGAAGGAGAAGGTGGAGCGGAACCAGGCGCTGGCGGCGTTGCGCGAGGATGTGAAGCTGCAGCTCGCGCAGGAGTTCCCGGGCCAGGAACGGCCGATTGCGGAGGTATTGGCGGAGACGGAGAGGTGGGTGATGCGCCGTCAGATCCTGGAGAAGGCGGAGCGGGCGGACGGGCGCAGGCCGGAGGAGATCCGGCCGATCACCTGCGAGGTGGGGCTGCTGCCGCGGACGCACGGCTCGGCGCTGTTCACGCGCGGGCAGACGCAGGCCCTGGCCGTGGCGACGCTGGGCACGACATCGGACGAGCAGCGCATCGAGACGGTGGACGTGCCGCAGCAGACGTCCAAGTCGTTCATGCTGCACTACAACTTCCCGCCCTTCTCGACGGGGGAGGTGAAGCCACTGCGGGGCACGTCGCGCCGGGAGTACGGCCACGGTGCGCTGGCGGAGCGGGCGATCCAGCCGCTGTTGCCGGCGTATGACAGCTTTCCCTACACGATCCGGGTGGTCTCGGACGTGCTCGAGTCGAACGGCTCCTCCTCCATGGCCTCGGTGTGCGGCGCCTCACTGGCGCTCATGGACGCGGGCGTGCCGGTGCGCGCGGCCTGCGCCGGCGTGGCCATGGGCCTGATCAAGGAGGGGGAGGAGGTGGCCATCCTCACGGACATCCTCGGGCTCGAGGATGCGTTGGGCGACATGGACTTCAAGGTCGCGGGCACGCGGCGCGGGATCACCTCGATCCAGATGGACATCAAGGTCGAGGGGCTGACGGTCGAGCTGATGCGTGAGGCACTGGATCGTGCGCGGCTCGGCCGGCTCCACATTCTGGACATCATGGACCAGACGATCAGCGCGCCGCGCTCCGAGCTCTCGCGCTACGCGCCGCGCATCATCACGCTGCAGATCAACCCGGACAAGATCGGCGAGGTCATCGGGCCGAAGGGGAAGACGATCCGCGGGATCCAGGAGGAGACGGGCGCCGAGATCAACGTGGACGACACGGGGTTGGTCATGATTGCGAGTGTCTCGGCGGAGGGCGGCGAGCGGGCGCGCGAGATGATTGCGGCCATCGTGCAGGAGCCGGAAGTCGGGCGCGTTTACGAGGGGGTGGTCAAGAACACGACCACGTTCGGCGCCTTCGTCGAGATCCTGCCGGGCGTCGAGGGGCTGGTCCACATCTCGGAATTGCAGGAGGGGCGGACGGAGCGGACGGAGGACGTGCTGAAGAAGGGCGATATGACGCGGGTGAAGCTGCTCTCGGTGGACGAGAAGGGGCGGCTCCGGCTGTCGCGCAAAGCTGCCCTCTGA
- the rpsO gene encoding 30S ribosomal protein S15, with amino-acid sequence MAVEKEEIIRKYQLHPNDRGSASVQIALLTARINELTDHFRAHTKDHHSRRGLLMMVGKRRRLLDYLRRTDLERYRALIEDLGLRH; translated from the coding sequence ATGGCCGTTGAGAAAGAGGAGATCATCCGCAAGTACCAGCTTCACCCGAATGATCGGGGAAGCGCCTCGGTGCAGATCGCGCTGCTGACCGCGCGCATCAATGAACTGACCGACCATTTCCGGGCGCACACCAAGGATCACCACAGCCGGCGCGGCTTGCTCATGATGGTGGGCAAGCGACGCCGGCTGCTCGATTATTTACGGCGCACGGATCTGGAGCGGTACCGCGCGCTGATCGAGGATCTGGGCCTGCGCCATTAA
- a CDS encoding bifunctional riboflavin kinase/FAD synthetase, whose product MSERTAARGREAGGLASPGAVITVGTFDGVHRGHWAVLERLRSAAQRLGRRSMLVTFDPHPLRIVRPEAAPRLLTTPLEKKEILAESGVEYAVFLSFTPQLARTPPREFVEEILLQRLGLRHLVVGYDHGLGRGRSGDVEMLRTLGHELGFTLEVVPAVMLSGAPISSTRIRRALEAGDVEAAARALGRPYSLRGPVVRGEGRGRALGFPTANIDVADPDKLLPREGVYAVRAVLRQAAAGAGRGLGGVLHLGPRPTFRGSPPSIELHLFDFDQDIYGEAVRIDFCARLRDIHHFQSTAELVRAIQADCAAARALFAPAGSLP is encoded by the coding sequence GTGAGTGAGCGCACGGCAGCTCGCGGCCGCGAGGCGGGAGGTCTGGCCAGCCCCGGGGCCGTCATCACGGTCGGGACCTTCGACGGCGTCCACCGCGGCCACTGGGCCGTCCTCGAGCGCCTGCGCAGTGCGGCGCAGCGGCTGGGCCGCCGCAGCATGCTGGTCACGTTCGATCCGCACCCACTGCGCATCGTCCGGCCCGAAGCCGCGCCCCGCCTCCTGACCACGCCGCTCGAGAAGAAAGAGATCCTGGCGGAGTCCGGTGTCGAATATGCGGTCTTCCTCTCCTTCACGCCGCAGCTTGCCCGCACCCCGCCTCGCGAGTTCGTCGAAGAGATCCTGCTACAGCGGCTGGGACTCCGGCACCTCGTGGTGGGCTACGATCACGGCCTCGGCCGCGGCCGGAGCGGCGACGTGGAAATGCTGCGCACCCTCGGCCACGAGCTGGGCTTCACCCTCGAGGTGGTGCCCGCCGTGATGCTGAGCGGCGCGCCCATCTCCTCGACCCGCATCCGCCGGGCGCTCGAGGCCGGCGACGTCGAGGCCGCTGCCCGCGCGCTGGGACGCCCCTACTCGCTGCGTGGCCCCGTCGTCAGGGGAGAGGGCCGCGGCCGCGCGCTGGGCTTCCCCACCGCCAACATTGACGTGGCGGACCCCGACAAGCTGCTGCCGCGGGAGGGCGTCTACGCCGTCCGCGCCGTGCTGCGCCAGGCGGCGGCCGGCGCGGGCCGCGGGCTGGGAGGCGTGCTGCACCTCGGCCCCCGCCCCACGTTCCGCGGCTCCCCACCCTCCATCGAGCTCCACCTCTTCGACTTCGACCAGGACATCTATGGCGAGGCCGTGCGCATCGACTTCTGCGCGCGGCTCCGCGACATCCACCACTTCCAGAGCACGGCCGAGCTGGTCCGCGCGATCCAGGCCGATTGCGCGGCGGCGCGCGCGCTGTTCGCGCCGGCGGGCAGCTTGCCCTGA
- the truB gene encoding tRNA pseudouridine(55) synthase TruB yields the protein MVPALRSGVLRVDKPAGLTSHDVVAAARAALGTRRIGHTGTLDPFATGLLLLCLGRGTRLAEYLLDLPKTYVARARLGVSTDTDDVTGEVVSTSEQWRDYSAATVAAAFRAQLGERLQVPPAYSAKKVGGERLYRRARRGEPVTAPPVAVRIYRIEALAFDLPEVEFEVECSSGTYVRAIARDVGAELGCGAHLIRLRRTRIGPHTVGQAVTLEGLRDPAALEAAWVSPLAALAHLPLVRVEGEAAERLGHGATVRAPAGAPAAGLVAVASGAELLAVAEAADGTLRPRKVLAGE from the coding sequence ATGGTCCCCGCCCTGAGGAGCGGCGTGCTGCGCGTGGACAAGCCGGCCGGTCTCACCTCCCATGACGTGGTCGCGGCCGCGCGAGCCGCACTGGGCACGCGGCGTATCGGCCATACCGGCACCCTCGACCCGTTTGCCACCGGGCTGCTGCTCCTGTGCCTGGGCCGCGGGACCCGCCTGGCGGAATACCTGCTGGACCTGCCCAAGACCTATGTGGCGAGGGCGAGGCTCGGGGTGAGCACGGACACGGATGATGTGACCGGGGAGGTCGTCTCGACCAGCGAGCAGTGGCGCGACTATTCTGCCGCCACGGTAGCGGCGGCGTTTCGCGCGCAGCTCGGCGAGCGGCTGCAAGTGCCGCCCGCCTACTCGGCCAAGAAGGTAGGTGGCGAGCGGTTGTACCGCCGGGCGCGCCGCGGCGAGCCGGTCACGGCGCCGCCGGTGGCGGTGCGGATCTACCGGATCGAGGCGCTGGCGTTTGACCTCCCTGAGGTCGAGTTCGAGGTCGAATGCTCGAGCGGCACGTATGTGCGGGCGATCGCGCGCGACGTAGGCGCGGAGCTGGGCTGCGGCGCGCACCTGATCCGACTGCGGCGCACCCGCATTGGCCCGCACACGGTAGGGCAGGCCGTGACCCTCGAGGGGCTGCGGGATCCGGCCGCACTCGAGGCAGCCTGGGTCTCGCCACTGGCCGCACTGGCTCACCTGCCGCTGGTGCGTGTCGAGGGCGAGGCAGCCGAGCGACTCGGCCACGGCGCGACCGTCCGCGCGCCAGCCGGCGCGCCCGCGGCGGGGCTGGTAGCCGTCGCCTCCGGCGCCGAGCTGCTGGCCGTGGCGGAAGCGGCGGACGGCACGCTCCGGCCGCGCAAGGTGCTGGCCGGTGAGTGA
- the rbfA gene encoding 30S ribosome-binding factor RbfA, with amino-acid sequence MAGRRIERLNEQLKREIAAIVRHEVKDPRVGPAAITAAEVTPDLALARIYVSVAGGESEKAQTLEGLRAAAAFIRGELGRRLRIRRTPELHFELDRALEHALRIERLLQEMRPDRSGGPDSSNKP; translated from the coding sequence ATGGCAGGTCGGCGGATCGAGCGGCTGAACGAGCAGCTCAAGCGGGAGATCGCGGCTATCGTGCGTCACGAGGTCAAGGATCCGCGGGTGGGACCGGCCGCCATCACGGCCGCCGAGGTCACGCCGGACCTGGCCCTGGCCAGGATCTACGTGAGCGTAGCGGGCGGCGAGTCGGAGAAGGCCCAGACGCTGGAGGGGCTGCGCGCCGCGGCCGCCTTTATCCGCGGGGAGCTGGGCCGGCGGCTGCGCATCCGCCGCACGCCGGAGCTGCACTTCGAGCTGGACCGCGCGCTCGAGCATGCTCTGCGCATCGAGCGGCTGCTGCAGGAAATGCGGCCGGACCGGAGCGGCGGGCCGGACTCCTCCAATAAGCCGTGA
- a CDS encoding DUF503 domain-containing protein — protein MVVGVIAWELEVYGCQSLKEKRAVLRSLKDRLHARFNLSVAETGYQDLWQRAELTACVAAGGRRQADSILESADRVVSAEARVRIMHSSRVFY, from the coding sequence GTGGTCGTAGGCGTAATCGCCTGGGAGCTCGAGGTCTACGGCTGCCAGTCGCTGAAGGAGAAGCGGGCGGTGCTGCGCAGCCTGAAGGACCGGCTGCACGCGCGCTTCAACCTCTCGGTGGCCGAGACGGGGTACCAGGACCTGTGGCAGCGCGCCGAGTTGACGGCGTGCGTGGCGGCGGGCGGGCGTCGCCAGGCCGACTCGATCCTGGAGAGTGCGGACCGAGTAGTGAGCGCGGAGGCGCGCGTGCGCATCATGCACAGCTCGCGCGTCTTCTACTGA